A section of the Prevotella melaninogenica genome encodes:
- a CDS encoding porin family protein, giving the protein MRQHIIAVAIAAMSCTVTVFAQTDRTSVLSVAEHNGWEYEVKAGVNIGGASPLPMPVEIREISSYSPKFNGTLEGTVTKWLGKEQKWGVSTGLKFEEKGMITGANVKNYSMEILNDGSRVEGYWTGYVKTNYNTTLLTVPVMANYRFNDRWKVRAGLYSAIKLDGQFTGNVSDGYLREGTPVGEKLTFADGNTASYDFSSNLRHFQWGGQLGATWRAFNHFTVNADLTWAFNNIFESDFKTISFGLYPIYLNLGFGYRF; this is encoded by the coding sequence ATGAGACAACATATTATAGCAGTTGCAATTGCGGCTATGAGTTGCACAGTGACAGTTTTTGCACAAACAGATCGTACCTCGGTACTGAGTGTTGCAGAGCATAATGGATGGGAATATGAGGTGAAGGCTGGTGTAAACATTGGTGGTGCCTCTCCTCTCCCTATGCCTGTTGAAATCAGAGAGATTAGTAGTTATAGTCCAAAATTCAACGGAACGCTGGAGGGAACAGTCACTAAATGGCTTGGTAAGGAGCAGAAATGGGGTGTTTCTACAGGTTTGAAGTTTGAAGAAAAGGGTATGATTACTGGTGCAAACGTGAAGAACTACAGCATGGAGATTCTCAATGATGGTAGTCGTGTGGAAGGTTATTGGACGGGTTATGTAAAGACAAACTATAATACAACCCTCCTCACTGTTCCTGTTATGGCAAACTATCGTTTCAATGATCGCTGGAAGGTGCGTGCAGGGCTTTACTCTGCTATCAAGTTAGATGGTCAGTTTACGGGTAACGTGAGTGATGGTTATCTTCGTGAAGGTACTCCAGTGGGTGAGAAACTTACCTTTGCGGATGGCAATACAGCGTCATACGATTTCTCTTCTAATCTCCGTCACTTCCAATGGGGTGGTCAGTTGGGTGCAACATGGCGTGCTTTCAATCACTTCACAGTTAATGCTGACCTTACATGGGCATTTAATAACATCTTTGAAAGTGATTTTAAGACGATTAGTTTCGGACTTTATCCAATCTATCTTAACCTCGGATTTGGATATCGTTTTTAG